A stretch of Cylindrospermopsis curvispora GIHE-G1 DNA encodes these proteins:
- a CDS encoding membrane protease subunit: MKEDKEDKENKTVWKVIIIGVSFFLFLFIINAVVGPLYNVWEQSLAGKAELQKAEYTRQVAVLDAQAKMDSAQKLAEAEVIRAGGVAKANQIIGNSLKDNREYLQYLYITGLEEGANKGNVTVYVPTEGGMPIPTLSYDKKP; encoded by the coding sequence ATGAAAGAAGACAAAGAAGACAAAGAAAACAAAACTGTGTGGAAGGTCATAATCATCGGCGTTTCCTTTTTTCTCTTTCTGTTTATCATCAATGCTGTAGTTGGTCCGCTCTATAATGTGTGGGAACAATCTCTTGCCGGTAAGGCAGAACTACAAAAGGCAGAATATACTCGCCAGGTTGCAGTTCTAGATGCACAAGCAAAGATGGATTCCGCACAAAAACTTGCCGAAGCAGAAGTGATTCGCGCAGGTGGTGTTGCGAAAGCGAACCAAATCATTGGTAATTCGCTGAAAGATAACCGTGAATACCTGCAGTATCTGTATATCACTGGTCTGGAAGAAGGTGCTAACAAAGGTAACGTAACAGTGTATGTGCCCACTGAGGGCGGTATGCCAATTCCCACATTGTCCTACGATAAGAAACCCTAA